Proteins co-encoded in one Verrucomicrobiia bacterium genomic window:
- a CDS encoding transposase yields the protein MPRLNYAAPHAYSLTLCTHERREVFKSAQTAETVLSILRECADEFRYDLLAYCLMPDHLHLLISPQDSGVTVSEFVRHLKSRSAFRFKSATHEKLWQRGFYDHAVRKSEDLQKVADYIFHNPVRKGLVETAEAYPYAGPKA from the coding sequence TTGCCGCGGCTCAATTATGCCGCCCCCCACGCCTACTCGCTCACCCTCTGCACCCACGAACGCCGGGAAGTTTTTAAGAGCGCGCAGACGGCCGAAACGGTTCTTTCGATCCTGCGTGAATGCGCGGATGAATTTCGCTACGACCTTTTGGCGTATTGCCTGATGCCCGACCATCTGCACCTTTTGATTTCACCCCAGGATTCCGGGGTGACGGTTTCGGAATTCGTCCGCCATCTCAAAAGCCGCAGCGCTTTTCGGTTCAAATCCGCCACCCACGAAAAATTGTGGCAACGGGGATTCTACGACCACGCGGTGCGGAAATCGGAAGATTTACAGAAGGTGGCCGATTACATTTTTCACAACCCTGTTCGCAAGGGGTTGGTGGAAACGGCAGAGGCGTATCCCTATGCCGGCCCAAAAGCGTAG